Proteins encoded within one genomic window of Gracilimonas sp.:
- a CDS encoding DUF411 domain-containing protein → MNNKKILIYGLLFTAGVAVFLFWPGNSANNLLSNKTEVVMYKNAGCQCCTKWGDHMHEGDFIVEEVPTPVLMQVKQDNGITRELASCHTAIIDGYVVEGHVPRADVERLLREKPDAIGLAVPGMPTGSPGMETPGRTPDSYDVLLVNKDGSTSVYSSY, encoded by the coding sequence ATGAATAACAAAAAAATTCTGATATACGGACTTTTATTTACAGCAGGTGTTGCAGTGTTTTTATTTTGGCCGGGCAATTCAGCAAATAACTTATTGTCAAACAAAACTGAAGTTGTGATGTATAAAAATGCCGGTTGCCAGTGCTGCACTAAATGGGGCGATCACATGCATGAGGGAGATTTTATAGTGGAAGAAGTGCCCACACCGGTTCTTATGCAGGTAAAACAAGATAATGGGATTACAAGGGAATTAGCGTCCTGCCATACTGCTATAATAGACGGTTATGTGGTAGAAGGACATGTGCCCAGAGCAGATGTAGAAAGACTGCTTAGAGAAAAACCGGATGCCATTGGTCTTGCCGTCCCCGGAATGCCGACAGGCTCACCCGGAATGGAGACTCCGGGGCGTACACCGGATAGCTACGATGTGCTTTTAGTAAATAAAGATGGATCAACCAGCGTTTATTCTTCCTATTAA
- a CDS encoding heavy metal translocating P-type ATPase, producing the protein MKKVTLQIDGMHCAGCVNAVDKQLESLEGVTSAQVNLATESAIVEYEGEIGMDDFAEVIAKGGYTLVRDDAATSSKAEQAEEREHRKYETARRNMLYSWIPTVLMLLWMLPLWIADYMLLGHIGMELGMILFSGFAIFIPGWETIKSAWKSTRNMSPNMDVLIAMGALASLSTGFVVLLHHLGYGPEFHSFAMIGGMIMAFHLTGRFIETKAKGSASQAIRKLLTLGAKEASVLRDGEEFKIPVQELKVGDVMLVRPGEKVPTDGEVIEGESSVDESIATGESMPVEKSVGDEVIGATLNTNGVLKVKATKIGNDTFLNQVIKLVEEAQGSKIPIQDFADRVTSIFVPVVLVLALSTLTAWLVFPDFFGGLVEWASAFVPWVNPELSSTALAFYAMIAVLVIACPCALGLATPTALMVGSGLGAENGILIRKGEAIQRMKDVDTIVLDKTGTITKGKPEVTDVITFGNVTESELLILAASVENNSEHPLARSVVNAASERDLEFKRSTGFESITGKGVKAIVGDSAVGVGTASLMEELGAEITEERSQQKQKLEEVAKTAVYVSQAGYLLGILGIADEVKPDSQNAITEFRKLGLKTIMLTGDNEKTGRAIADKVGIDEVIAEVMPDQKSDEIKKLQQSGKVVAMVGDGINDAPALTLADVGIAIGTGTDVAIESGDIVLVKGDLTGVLRVINLSKATFTKIKQNLFWAFFYNLIMIPLAVVGLLHPLLAEAAMAFSSINVVFNSKRLGKTTLD; encoded by the coding sequence ATGAAGAAGGTAACGCTCCAAATTGATGGTATGCATTGTGCCGGTTGTGTTAATGCGGTCGACAAACAACTGGAGTCACTGGAAGGAGTGACGTCAGCACAGGTTAATCTAGCCACGGAATCTGCCATAGTGGAATATGAAGGGGAGATCGGCATGGATGATTTTGCTGAGGTAATAGCAAAGGGCGGATATACGCTGGTTCGGGATGATGCAGCGACCTCCTCCAAAGCTGAACAAGCGGAGGAACGGGAGCATCGTAAATATGAGACCGCTCGCCGAAATATGCTTTATTCATGGATTCCTACGGTGCTCATGTTGCTATGGATGTTACCACTGTGGATCGCAGACTATATGCTTCTGGGCCATATTGGAATGGAGCTGGGGATGATCTTATTTTCCGGTTTTGCCATTTTTATCCCAGGTTGGGAGACCATTAAAAGCGCGTGGAAATCTACCCGAAATATGAGTCCTAATATGGATGTGCTGATTGCCATGGGTGCGCTTGCTTCGCTGTCAACAGGATTTGTAGTTTTGTTGCACCATCTTGGCTACGGTCCGGAGTTTCATAGTTTCGCGATGATCGGAGGCATGATCATGGCTTTTCACCTCACCGGCCGTTTTATTGAGACTAAGGCCAAAGGCAGCGCCTCCCAGGCCATTCGAAAATTATTGACTCTTGGGGCCAAAGAAGCTTCAGTACTTCGGGATGGAGAAGAGTTCAAAATTCCGGTTCAGGAATTGAAGGTAGGAGATGTGATGCTGGTTCGGCCCGGAGAAAAAGTTCCTACCGATGGAGAAGTGATAGAAGGAGAGAGCAGTGTAGATGAATCGATCGCAACGGGAGAATCGATGCCGGTAGAAAAATCAGTCGGGGATGAAGTGATCGGAGCGACCTTGAATACCAACGGCGTACTGAAGGTAAAAGCCACGAAGATTGGAAATGATACCTTCCTGAATCAGGTTATAAAATTGGTGGAAGAAGCGCAGGGAAGTAAGATCCCTATTCAGGATTTTGCTGACCGTGTGACCAGTATCTTTGTACCGGTGGTTTTGGTACTGGCTTTATCGACACTTACGGCTTGGCTGGTATTTCCGGACTTTTTTGGAGGGTTAGTGGAATGGGCTTCGGCATTTGTGCCGTGGGTAAATCCGGAGTTGAGCTCAACGGCGCTGGCTTTCTACGCTATGATTGCGGTGCTGGTAATAGCCTGCCCCTGTGCACTTGGATTGGCCACGCCAACGGCACTTATGGTTGGCTCAGGATTGGGAGCTGAAAATGGTATCCTCATCCGAAAAGGAGAAGCCATTCAGCGCATGAAAGATGTGGATACCATTGTGCTGGATAAAACGGGCACCATTACCAAAGGAAAACCCGAAGTAACCGATGTGATTACATTTGGAAATGTAACAGAGAGCGAATTACTGATCTTGGCAGCATCTGTAGAGAATAATTCGGAACATCCGCTTGCGCGATCAGTGGTCAATGCTGCCTCTGAAAGAGACCTTGAATTTAAGCGCTCAACTGGATTTGAGAGCATCACCGGTAAAGGGGTAAAGGCCATTGTTGGTGACAGCGCAGTTGGAGTTGGAACAGCTTCTCTGATGGAGGAACTTGGTGCTGAGATTACTGAAGAGCGATCTCAGCAGAAACAAAAACTGGAAGAAGTAGCAAAAACAGCGGTCTATGTCAGTCAGGCTGGGTACCTGCTTGGTATTCTGGGCATTGCCGATGAGGTGAAGCCGGACAGCCAGAATGCAATAACTGAATTCCGAAAACTTGGGCTCAAAACCATCATGTTGACAGGCGATAATGAGAAGACCGGCCGTGCGATAGCCGATAAGGTTGGTATTGATGAGGTAATAGCAGAAGTAATGCCTGATCAGAAATCGGATGAGATTAAAAAACTTCAGCAATCTGGAAAGGTTGTGGCAATGGTTGGTGACGGTATTAACGATGCACCTGCCTTAACACTCGCAGATGTAGGTATTGCCATCGGTACGGGAACTGATGTGGCTATTGAATCCGGTGATATTGTACTGGTGAAGGGAGACCTGACTGGGGTGCTTCGTGTCATCAATCTAAGTAAGGCTACTTTCACTAAAATTAAGCAGAATCTGTTTTGGGCTTTTTTCTATAATCTAATTATGATTCCTTTGGCAGTGGTGGGATTGCTTCATCCACTGTTGGCGGAAGCTGCCATGGCATTTAGTTCCATTAATGTAGTTTTCAACTCGAAAAGACTGGGAAAGACGACCCTGGATTAG
- a CDS encoding heavy-metal-associated domain-containing protein: protein MNTSVLNIEGMGCSGCVDTVENTLSALPGVKSVTVNLQKGTAMVDFDEQEVSETEFKQAIKEAGYTMTGIQG, encoded by the coding sequence ATGAATACATCAGTTTTAAATATTGAAGGAATGGGTTGCTCCGGATGTGTAGATACGGTTGAGAATACATTATCAGCTTTACCCGGGGTAAAATCAGTAACAGTAAATCTGCAAAAAGGAACAGCGATGGTTGATTTCGATGAGCAGGAAGTATCGGAAACAGAATTCAAACAAGCGATTAAAGAGGCCGGTTATACCATGACGGGTATTCAAGGGTAA
- a CDS encoding alpha/beta fold hydrolase: MKKLFSILLMFLFIGVEVNAQQFPDKLTMKDIFHEPFIPGTRPAFSHFSPDGKTIFFSWSDSATSDTDLFQVGLSGKNQKKASDEVVRNYELSPNGQHILYTDKGDLILADANFENKRTIVASKGYDYNPVWNNNGAKFAFIQNGDVWISGVNEAYIKQITNKKSDEPNYSIVGWGDNQLVLSQWDNSNYREYYFPEYAGKYVETGATRRGIPTRIISVAHVNTGDVETILEHEGYLSTDVSASGNFLAIDATDPPMKNRKIEVYNLKNLSSKVLFEDSTDGWLYNTEMEFAPATDRLMFQSERDGWNHIYTVNPDGSGFEQHTFGEYDIPWASWIDEKTIAMATNEMDPGEVQLYKLNIMTNIPTKLTSAEGYRRDFRMSHDRRYIVYNKTFFNEPFDLYVVDTVIPQREVQLTNSVPDSFYEYDWKKEDYVRFTGRDGKTRLSMSVLKPERRNPNGNPVVVFVHGAGSLQNVYKGWSNNYWREYMFHQYLTHQGYYVIEVDYRHSTGYGRKFREDVTNWMGKYETEDIEDGLAFLADNFDKADTSRVGIYGGSYGGFMALYAVGVSPDKFDAAAGLRSVTNWENYYYANPGYTLPRLGTPEEDSVNYARSSPVTYADSLQKPVILLHGLTDNNVGFQDAVHYIERLIQSGNENFEMMMYPTERHSFRDEDAWYDEYRRIFEFFEKHLK, from the coding sequence ATGAAAAAGCTTTTTTCTATTCTATTAATGTTTCTGTTTATCGGGGTAGAGGTAAATGCCCAGCAATTTCCCGATAAATTAACGATGAAGGATATTTTTCATGAACCTTTTATACCGGGAACCCGGCCGGCCTTCTCTCATTTTTCACCTGATGGTAAAACTATCTTCTTTAGCTGGAGTGATTCCGCAACCTCTGACACGGATCTTTTTCAGGTCGGTTTAAGTGGAAAGAATCAGAAAAAAGCCTCTGATGAAGTTGTCCGTAATTATGAGCTTTCTCCCAATGGGCAACACATTCTTTATACTGATAAAGGCGATCTTATTTTAGCTGATGCCAATTTTGAGAATAAACGAACCATTGTAGCCTCCAAAGGCTATGACTACAACCCTGTTTGGAATAATAATGGAGCAAAGTTTGCTTTTATTCAAAACGGAGATGTTTGGATCTCGGGTGTAAATGAAGCTTACATCAAGCAAATCACCAATAAGAAAAGTGACGAGCCAAACTACAGCATTGTAGGTTGGGGCGATAATCAGTTAGTGCTCAGTCAGTGGGATAACTCCAATTATCGCGAATATTACTTTCCGGAATATGCCGGTAAATACGTAGAAACCGGGGCTACCCGCAGGGGCATTCCAACGCGCATTATTTCTGTTGCTCATGTTAACACAGGAGATGTTGAAACCATCCTGGAACATGAAGGGTATTTAAGTACTGACGTAAGTGCCTCTGGAAATTTTCTGGCCATTGATGCTACCGACCCGCCGATGAAAAACAGAAAAATTGAAGTTTATAACTTGAAAAATCTTTCATCCAAGGTCTTATTTGAAGACTCTACAGACGGCTGGCTTTATAATACCGAAATGGAATTTGCCCCGGCTACCGACAGGCTAATGTTTCAAAGCGAACGAGATGGATGGAATCACATTTATACCGTTAACCCTGACGGTTCCGGTTTTGAGCAGCATACTTTTGGTGAATATGACATTCCATGGGCTTCGTGGATTGATGAAAAAACAATCGCAATGGCTACCAATGAGATGGACCCCGGAGAGGTTCAGCTTTACAAATTGAATATCATGACCAATATCCCTACAAAATTAACATCGGCAGAAGGATATCGTCGTGATTTCAGAATGAGCCATGACCGGAGATACATTGTATATAATAAAACCTTTTTCAACGAGCCTTTTGATTTATACGTCGTAGATACTGTGATCCCTCAACGGGAAGTTCAGCTCACTAACTCGGTTCCGGATTCGTTTTACGAATATGACTGGAAAAAAGAAGATTATGTGAGATTTACAGGAAGAGACGGGAAAACCCGGTTGTCAATGTCTGTATTAAAACCGGAACGAAGAAATCCGAACGGTAATCCGGTGGTTGTATTTGTTCATGGTGCGGGCTCGCTTCAAAATGTGTATAAAGGTTGGTCTAATAATTACTGGCGTGAATATATGTTTCACCAGTATTTAACCCATCAGGGATATTATGTAATTGAAGTAGATTACAGACACAGTACCGGCTACGGACGTAAATTCAGAGAAGATGTGACCAACTGGATGGGCAAATATGAAACGGAAGATATCGAAGACGGCCTGGCCTTTCTTGCTGATAACTTTGACAAAGCAGATACTTCCCGTGTTGGAATTTACGGGGGAAGCTATGGGGGATTCATGGCACTATACGCTGTAGGAGTTTCTCCTGATAAATTTGACGCCGCTGCAGGATTGCGCTCTGTTACCAACTGGGAGAATTACTATTACGCCAATCCCGGATACACTCTGCCCCGATTAGGAACTCCGGAAGAAGATTCAGTAAATTACGCCCGAAGTTCACCGGTTACCTATGCCGATTCACTTCAAAAACCGGTTATTCTTTTACACGGCTTAACTGATAATAATGTGGGTTTTCAGGATGCTGTTCATTACATCGAACGGCTTATTCAAAGCGGAAATGAAAATTTTGAAATGATGATGTATCCTACCGAACGGCACAGTTTCCGGGATGAGGATGCCTGGTATGATGAATATCGGCGAATTTTTGAATTCTTCGAAAAGCATTTGAAATAA
- a CDS encoding MBL fold metallo-hydrolase, whose amino-acid sequence MNIFVKIILWVIALLVMASVTIVSIGWMASKPGYEGPVSDHFNGTTFENPGNVPSKDFVDVMKWYLQRDQGEWTRIPEEEVTFAEKPARKVTKGMVITFINHSTFLIQTGGVNILTDPVWSDRVSPVSFAGPKRYRPAGVKFEDLPEIDVVLISHNHYDHLDLETLKKLEEKFQPQFITPLGVSQLLKGTLFRYTLELDWWEEKAIHTNISIHSVPAQHFSARGLFDRNKTLWSGYVIKSPAGNVYFAGDTGYGDFFKVIQQKFPVIKVGLIPIGAYKPQWFMGPMHLNPEEALQVHKDLRAQISFGMHFGTFPLADDGMKDPENDFMKAIQKPENRGVNFKLLTEGDSFRIR is encoded by the coding sequence ATGAATATATTTGTAAAAATTATACTTTGGGTCATTGCTCTGTTAGTCATGGCTTCAGTCACAATCGTATCTATTGGCTGGATGGCGTCCAAGCCCGGCTATGAGGGCCCGGTATCCGATCACTTTAATGGAACTACATTTGAGAATCCGGGTAATGTTCCTTCCAAGGATTTCGTTGATGTAATGAAATGGTACCTTCAACGCGATCAGGGCGAATGGACAAGGATTCCGGAAGAAGAGGTTACTTTTGCTGAAAAACCGGCTCGTAAAGTTACCAAAGGCATGGTCATTACTTTTATCAACCACTCCACCTTTTTAATTCAAACCGGCGGAGTCAATATTTTGACCGATCCGGTTTGGAGTGATCGTGTAAGCCCGGTCAGCTTTGCAGGCCCAAAACGATATCGACCGGCAGGCGTAAAATTTGAAGATCTTCCGGAGATCGACGTGGTTTTGATCAGTCACAATCATTATGATCATTTGGATTTAGAAACACTGAAAAAGCTGGAAGAAAAATTTCAGCCTCAGTTTATCACTCCCCTTGGGGTTTCACAACTTTTAAAAGGAACACTTTTTAGATACACCTTGGAATTAGACTGGTGGGAAGAAAAAGCCATCCACACGAACATAAGCATTCATTCCGTTCCGGCACAGCATTTTTCGGCACGCGGATTGTTTGACCGGAATAAGACTTTGTGGTCAGGTTATGTGATCAAATCACCCGCCGGTAATGTGTACTTTGCCGGTGATACAGGCTATGGTGATTTTTTTAAAGTTATCCAGCAAAAATTTCCCGTCATCAAAGTTGGCCTCATTCCTATTGGCGCCTACAAACCACAGTGGTTCATGGGGCCTATGCACCTCAATCCCGAAGAAGCGCTCCAGGTCCATAAAGATTTGAGAGCCCAAATCAGTTTTGGAATGCACTTTGGCACTTTCCCACTTGCTGACGACGGAATGAAAGATCCGGAAAATGATTTTATGAAAGCCATCCAGAAGCCTGAAAACCGAGGCGTCAACTTTAAGTTGCTCACGGAAGGGGATTCATTTAGGATTCGATAG
- a CDS encoding IPT/TIG domain-containing protein: MKYSAPIVTVLTLLLISCGGGNSTPDPEILSVQPNSGPSGTLVTIEGTGFSPEASNNEVYFNGLEANITSASDSELKATVPNGATTGAISVKVGNVTVNGPSFTVESLTPGISSIDPESGMVGDEVTISGMNFSETISENMISFNGTQAQILNASENELMTKVPQGATDGPIEVTVDGKSATGPDFDVIQEGAVEFLFSRSGPDQDQSMTLNFNGIDTPISATTSKATRGEVTEGSYTAELTGINDNCSLSGQNPRSIEIIAGDTTRTNYEITCTEVSLVKNRVVYVNDSKYPKQVFSMNPDGSDVRLFFERNGFGPFDISPDGSKIVFSQGPVTNSDIIVYDIET; the protein is encoded by the coding sequence ATGAAGTATTCGGCGCCAATTGTAACGGTATTGACTTTACTGTTAATTTCTTGTGGTGGAGGCAACAGCACCCCCGATCCTGAAATCTTAAGTGTACAACCAAATAGTGGTCCATCCGGCACTTTGGTTACCATTGAAGGGACTGGGTTCTCACCTGAAGCCTCAAATAATGAAGTTTATTTTAATGGTTTAGAAGCGAACATAACAAGTGCCAGCGACTCTGAACTCAAGGCAACTGTGCCTAACGGAGCAACAACCGGTGCAATTAGTGTAAAAGTTGGAAATGTAACAGTAAATGGCCCAAGCTTTACGGTAGAATCGCTGACTCCCGGCATCAGTTCAATTGACCCAGAAAGTGGAATGGTTGGGGATGAAGTCACTATATCCGGAATGAATTTTAGCGAGACTATCTCAGAAAATATGATCAGCTTTAATGGTACCCAGGCTCAAATATTGAATGCCTCTGAGAATGAGTTGATGACAAAGGTTCCACAAGGTGCAACAGATGGTCCTATTGAGGTGACAGTGGATGGAAAATCAGCCACGGGCCCTGACTTTGATGTGATACAAGAAGGAGCGGTTGAATTTTTATTCAGCAGAAGCGGACCTGATCAGGATCAGAGTATGACATTGAATTTTAATGGCATAGATACACCAATATCCGCAACGACTTCTAAAGCCACCAGAGGGGAGGTTACTGAAGGTAGTTACACAGCAGAATTGACAGGGATAAATGATAATTGTTCTTTAAGCGGTCAAAACCCACGATCAATAGAAATTATAGCCGGGGATACTACCCGAACAAATTATGAGATTACCTGCACCGAAGTTTCCCTTGTAAAAAATAGAGTTGTGTATGTGAACGATTCAAAATACCCTAAGCAGGTCTTTTCGATGAACCCAGATGGAAGTGACGTCAGGTTATTTTTTGAAAGGAATGGTTTTGGCCCTTTTGACATATCACCGGATGGTTCAAAGATTGTTTTTTCTCAGGGACCTGTTACGAATTCAGATATAATTGTATATGATATCGAAACCTAG
- the dnaX gene encoding DNA polymerase III subunit gamma/tau, with translation MSETYRALTRKYRPHTFDDIVSQEHVSSTIKNAIKQNRLSHAYMFCGPRGVGKTTMARVLARTINEIDASVDGESLNQTLNIVEMDAASNNKVDDVHHLRESVRIPPQNGRYKIFIVDEVHMLSKAAFNALLKTLEEPPEHAIFIFATTEPHKVLPTILSRVQRFDFKRISVEEIVQRLRKISLDENISIDEESLHVIAKKADGALRDALGLMDQAIAFCGDTITHEELLQALNVVGTDRLFQFMECVKEHDADKGLELINTLLQEGYDIQEYLIGLTEHLRNLYIAHHSDKLYLVEASEETKKRFLKTAKDFSRDDLMRMLNIISEAQIKLKDASQPRIQFEITLLKLIHMERSEQLSELLAGLQELKKNSGNFVNAEKNSSAPEKQTIPEEESESTQNGQSIKADRVTEPHSEEESPESGQEREENELKDETLEDVEEDDFDFGTPALVTNLSKKAKGNKMSSAQNGKTQPSSASSMNNENAEVKKITTEYIQESWSTYIESLKGDFPMLLHSQMERVKVVKVKGGELHLECENQFAHKMLDEQRTDLQKKLKECVGTMLRFNVSVAEQPEENKPMSVYERFKQIQQKDPIIRDIVEIFGAELEY, from the coding sequence ATGTCAGAAACATACCGCGCACTTACCCGAAAATACCGACCGCATACATTTGATGATATCGTCTCACAGGAACATGTGAGCAGCACCATCAAAAATGCCATTAAACAAAACAGGCTGTCTCATGCCTACATGTTTTGCGGCCCGCGCGGCGTAGGTAAAACAACCATGGCCCGGGTGCTTGCACGAACGATCAACGAGATTGATGCAAGTGTGGATGGCGAGTCACTCAACCAAACACTGAATATTGTTGAGATGGATGCCGCTTCCAATAACAAAGTAGATGATGTGCATCACCTTCGGGAAAGCGTTCGTATTCCCCCACAAAATGGCCGGTATAAAATTTTTATTGTGGATGAGGTCCATATGCTCAGTAAAGCGGCCTTCAATGCCCTGCTGAAAACACTGGAAGAACCTCCTGAGCATGCTATTTTCATTTTTGCTACTACAGAACCTCACAAAGTTCTCCCCACCATTTTGTCTCGCGTACAACGTTTCGATTTTAAACGAATATCGGTGGAAGAAATCGTACAACGATTACGAAAAATTTCGTTGGATGAGAACATCAGTATTGATGAAGAATCCCTTCACGTAATCGCCAAAAAAGCGGATGGGGCACTTCGTGATGCTCTTGGATTAATGGATCAGGCCATTGCTTTTTGCGGAGATACCATAACCCATGAAGAACTTCTGCAAGCTCTGAACGTGGTTGGAACCGACCGGCTGTTCCAATTTATGGAATGTGTAAAAGAACATGATGCAGATAAAGGACTCGAACTCATCAATACACTGCTGCAAGAAGGTTATGACATCCAGGAGTATTTGATTGGGCTGACTGAGCACCTGCGAAATTTATACATTGCCCACCACAGTGATAAATTGTATTTGGTTGAGGCTTCAGAAGAAACTAAGAAACGGTTCCTGAAAACGGCAAAGGATTTTTCGCGAGATGATTTAATGCGGATGCTGAATATAATCAGTGAAGCTCAGATTAAACTGAAAGATGCCAGTCAACCCCGTATTCAGTTTGAAATTACCTTACTGAAACTGATTCACATGGAGAGGTCGGAACAATTATCTGAACTTTTAGCCGGACTTCAGGAATTAAAAAAAAACTCCGGTAACTTCGTAAACGCTGAGAAAAACAGTTCGGCTCCAGAAAAACAAACTATCCCGGAGGAAGAATCAGAATCCACTCAAAACGGACAGTCAATAAAAGCTGATCGGGTTACGGAGCCTCATTCTGAAGAAGAAAGTCCTGAGTCGGGTCAGGAGAGGGAAGAAAATGAATTAAAAGATGAGACCCTTGAAGATGTGGAGGAGGATGATTTTGATTTTGGAACTCCTGCATTAGTGACCAACCTCTCTAAAAAAGCAAAGGGTAACAAAATGTCCTCTGCTCAAAACGGAAAAACCCAGCCTTCGTCAGCTTCTTCCATGAATAATGAAAATGCTGAGGTAAAAAAAATTACCACAGAATATATTCAGGAAAGCTGGAGTACATATATAGAATCGCTGAAGGGAGATTTCCCGATGTTGTTGCATTCGCAAATGGAAAGAGTCAAGGTAGTAAAAGTAAAAGGTGGTGAATTACATTTGGAGTGCGAAAACCAGTTTGCACATAAAATGCTGGATGAGCAAAGAACCGATCTTCAGAAAAAACTAAAGGAATGTGTGGGCACTATGTTGCGTTTTAATGTATCTGTGGCAGAGCAACCTGAAGAAAACAAACCCATGAGTGTTTATGAACGTTTTAAACAAATACAACAAAAAGACCCCATTATACGTGATATAGTTGAGATTTTTGGGGCAGAACTTGAATACTAA
- a CDS encoding YbaB/EbfC family nucleoid-associated protein has translation MSDFNMADMFGKIQEMQSKMQEAQQGLNDVIVEAEAGGGMVKVKANGNKQIVSITMDDDVVDPADKEMLEDLIVAGVNKALEKAEEASKEKMQEMYKGMIPGGGIPGMDLSKLGL, from the coding sequence ATGAGTGATTTTAATATGGCCGATATGTTCGGCAAGATCCAGGAAATGCAATCGAAAATGCAGGAAGCCCAACAAGGTCTAAACGACGTAATTGTTGAAGCCGAAGCCGGTGGCGGAATGGTAAAGGTAAAAGCCAACGGAAATAAACAAATTGTCTCAATTACTATGGATGACGATGTAGTGGATCCTGCTGACAAGGAAATGCTGGAAGACCTGATTGTAGCGGGTGTAAATAAAGCCCTTGAGAAGGCAGAAGAAGCTTCCAAAGAAAAAATGCAGGAAATGTATAAGGGCATGATTCCCGGCGGTGGAATTCCCGGCATGGACCTCTCTAAACTTGGACTATAA
- the recR gene encoding recombination mediator RecR, which translates to MQITSEYLERAIEQLAKLPGTGRKSAQRIAIHLLKQNDDYAFKLAQAIVDLKEKVTRCSVCGNVSDSDPCKICDNPKRDATEICVVEEFNDVYIIEKSNEFRGRYHVLGGVISPMDNIGPDKLRIQELLKRVGGDDQIKEVILALNPDAEGEATAYYINKLLKPYDVTVTRIAYGIPMGTELEFIDEATLSRAFASRNSF; encoded by the coding sequence ATGCAGATAACCTCAGAATATTTGGAGCGGGCTATTGAACAACTGGCCAAGCTTCCCGGAACCGGACGTAAATCGGCACAGCGCATTGCCATTCATCTTCTTAAGCAAAATGATGATTATGCTTTTAAGCTTGCACAGGCTATTGTGGACCTCAAAGAAAAAGTTACACGCTGTTCAGTCTGTGGTAATGTAAGCGACTCCGACCCTTGTAAAATTTGTGATAACCCCAAAAGAGATGCTACTGAAATTTGCGTGGTAGAAGAATTTAACGATGTATATATCATTGAAAAATCGAATGAGTTCCGGGGGCGATATCATGTGTTGGGTGGGGTCATCTCTCCTATGGATAACATCGGCCCTGATAAACTTCGCATACAGGAATTATTAAAGCGAGTGGGTGGTGATGATCAAATCAAGGAAGTGATTTTAGCTCTTAATCCCGATGCGGAAGGTGAAGCGACAGCCTATTACATCAATAAACTGCTGAAACCCTATGATGTAACCGTAACCAGAATTGCCTATGGAATCCCTATGGGCACCGAACTTGAATTCATTGATGAGGCAACTTTGAGCCGTGCCTTCGCCAGCAGAAATAGTTTTTAA